A window from Anser cygnoides isolate HZ-2024a breed goose chromosome 1, Taihu_goose_T2T_genome, whole genome shotgun sequence encodes these proteins:
- the CWC15 gene encoding spliceosome-associated protein CWC15 homolog, whose product MTTAARPTFEPARGGRGKGEGDLSQLSKQYSSRDLPSHTKIKYRQTTQDAPEEVRNRDFRRELEERERVAAREKNRDRPTREHTTSSSVSKKPRLDQIPAANLDADDPLTDEDDEDEDLEDSDDDDTAALLAELEKIKKERAEEQARKEQEQKAEEERIRMENILSGNPLLNLTGPAQPQANFKVKRRWDDDVVFKNCAKGIDETKKDKRFVNDTLRSEFHKKFMEKYIK is encoded by the exons ATGACGACAGCAGCAAGGCCCACGTTTGAACCTgcgagaggaggaagaggaaaaggcgAAGGAGACTTAAGCCAGCTATCCAAACAGTATTCCAGCAGAGACCTTCCGTCTCATACTAAAATCAAATACAG ACAGACCACTCAGGATGCTCCTGAAGAGGTGCGTAACCGTGATTtcaggagggagctggaggagcgAGAACGGGTTGCCGCAAGAGAAAAGAATAGAGACAGACCAACGAGAG AGCACACGACATCATCTTCTGTGTCCAAGAAGCCTCGACTAGACCAGATTCCTGCAGCAAATCTTGACGCGGATGACCCTCTTACTGAT GAGGATGATGAAGATGAGGACTTGGAAGACAGTGATGATGATGACACTGCAGCTCTTCTGgctgaactggaaaaaattaAGAAGGAGCGAGCTGAGGAACAGGCTCGAAAG GAGCAAGAGCAAAAGGCTGAAGAAGAACGCATTCGAATGGAGAACATCCTAAGTGGCAACCCGCTGCTGAACCTCACCGGCCCGGCACAGCCTCAAGCAAACTTCAAAGTGAAGAGGAG ATGGGATGATGATGTTGTCTTCAAGAATTGTGCTAAGGGGAtagatgaaacaaaaaaggacaaaagatTCGTCAATGATACTCTGCGATCAGAATTTCACAAAAAGTTCATGGAAAAATACATCAAGTAG
- the ENDOD1 gene encoding endonuclease domain-containing 1 protein, translating into MGPSPYPAQTDSSREWTMKTSILFWLCISVFPGFSQGRVVGEDEAGFAECNVFFPGQVPPEGFTEPFHVKICQQYNREPRFATLYSTKDKIPLYSAFKYTKAAQNEEESWLVEPQIDDPDNDQHEMVLEADLVGTVANLGANQALTSDYMGSGYERGLLNPSLLNEEDFQMATYTLTNAVPLSPSLSKTWHRDIGRVVEQALAPHCSKKDHLYLLAGAIPSSVRVKGKVSVPEVLWLAACCDAAEGWSLGLVKKISDENSLADLTVGELEKQLLAGVDLFKGNCGEDTKNKEKVEAILQAVGQIRSGGQVGTSEKESGLVRKVAGIIATPFIKLLELLIYLFVELVKYTFYFLWLVIKRVGSTVLDGVYSLWNQVVSFLKAISMVLISIPYDLGRVVTNIFLGFLEIVQDVAFLTYRILRIPVGFVLHLAAFPYYSICAIPSVLKDLAAGIGGTFSLAVDATASLLHGFYYVASHIAKRFVPKVSSGD; encoded by the exons ATGGGTCCTTCGCCGTATCCAGCGCAAACAGACAGCTCCCGGGAGTGGACCATGAAGACgtcaattttattttggctttgcaTCTCGGTTTTCCCCGGCTTTTCCCAGGGCAGAGTCGTTGGAGAGGACGAGGCTGGTTTTGCTGAGTGCAACGTGTTTTTCCCCGGACAAGTCCCACCAGAAGGATTCACTGAGCCCTTCCACGTGAAAATCTGTCAGCAGTACAACAGGGAGCCGCGCTTTGCAACCCTCTACAGTACCAAGGACAAAATCCCTCTTTATTCAgcttttaaatacacaaaagcaGCCCAAAATGAGGAGGAGAGCTGGCTGGTCGAGCCACAG ATAGACGACCCAGACAACGACCAGCACGAGATGGTGCTCGAAGCCGATCTCGTTGGCACGGTGGCCAACCTTGGTGCCAACCAAGCCCTGACCTCAGACTACATGGGCTCTGGTTACGAGCGAGGGCTGCTGAACCCCAGCCTGCTCAACGAGGAAGACTTCCAGATGGCCACCTACACGCTCACGAACGCCGTCCCCCTGAGTCCCTCTCTGAGCAAAACCTGGCACAGAGACATCGGGAGGGTGGTGGAGCAAGCCCTGGCCCCTCACTGTTCCAAGAAGGACCATCTGTATCTCCTTGCGGGCGCGATTCCTTCCAGCGTCCGGGTCAAAGGCAAGGTGTCGGTGCCCGAGGTGCTGTGGCTGGCAGCGTGCTGTGACGCTGCAGAGGGGTGGTCTCTAGGGCTGGTGAAAAAAATCAGCGATGAAAACAGTTTGGCAGACCTCACGGTGGGCgagctggagaagcagctccTAGCAGGGGTTGACCTCTTCAAGGGCAACTGTGGAGAAGACACCAAAAACAAGGAGAAAGTGGAAGCAATACTGCAAGCTGTCGGCCAGATCCGGTCCGGGGGACAAGTAGGAACGAGTGAAAAGGAGAGTGGCTTGGTGAGAAAAGTGGCTGGCATCATTGCCACCCCTTTCATCAAACTTCTGGAACTCCTCATCTACCTGTTTGTGGAGCTGGTGAAATATACGTTTTATTTCCTGTGGCTTGTTATCAAGCGGGTTGGCAGCACTGTTCTGGACGGAGTCTACAGCCTGTGGAACCAGGTGGTGTCCTTCCTCAAAGCCATCAGCATGGTGCTCATCAGCATCCCCTACGACTTGGGAAGGGTTGTCACCAACATCTTCCTGGGCTTTCTGGAAATCGTTCAAGACGTGGCGTTCCTCACCTACAGGATTCTGCGCATCCCCGTGGGGTTTGTCCTCCACCTCGCTGCTTTCCCGTACTACTCCATCTGTGCCATCCCCTCTGTCCTCAAAGACCTGGCCGCTGGGATCGGTGGCACCTTCTCGCTGGCCGTTGATGCCACAGCCAGTCTTCTGCACGGCTTTTATTACGTGGCCAGCCACATAGCCAAACGGTTTGTCCCTAAAGTCTCCTCAGGTGACTGA